In a single window of the Dama dama isolate Ldn47 chromosome 33, ASM3311817v1, whole genome shotgun sequence genome:
- the TMEM177 gene encoding transmembrane protein 177, giving the protein MAGPLWLATVFVQRHRTGLLVGSCAGLFGAQISYHLFPDPVVQWLYQYWPQGQPAPLSPELERLFREVQQDIGIPSGHHFEAFTTFTFQPVSAGFPRLPGGAVVGIPASFLGGPVTNTDRPMVVYGQRVDWRSPAGARLRDALTLSHEAQKFALAKEVVYLESGAAALQALPAPACLAGTWALSVGAKHALGLYGGPMSLRAAFNLVAAAAGFVAYAFSTDSLTHALEAWLDHRTASLSAAYARGGVEFYEKVLSGNLALRSLLGQRGEKLYTPSGNVVPRHWFRIKHLPDTARRDSVLQMWRAALGPGGS; this is encoded by the coding sequence ATGGCAGGTCCGCTGTGGCTGGCCACGGTGTTTGTGCAGAGACACAGGACGGGCCTGTTGGTGGGCTCCTGCGCAGGCCTGTTCGGGGCCCAGATCTCATACCACCTCTTCCCGgatcctgtggtccagtggctgtaCCAGTACTGGCCTCAGGGCCAGCCGGCGCCTCTGTCCCCAGAACTGGAGAGGCTCTTCCGGGAGGTGCAGCAGGACATTGGCATCCCCTCGGGCCACCACTTCGAGGCCTTCACCACCTTCACCTTCCAGCCTGTGAGTGCCGGCTTCCCGAGACTACCTGGCGGGGCCGTCGTGGGCATCCCCGCCAGCTTCCTGGGTGGCCCAGTGACCAACACTGACCGGCCCATGGTGGTGTACGGGCAGCGCGTGGACTGGCGGAGCCCAGCGGGCGCCCGGCTGAGAGATGCCCTGACCCTGTCTCACGAGGCCCAGAAGTTCGCCTTGGCCAAGGAGGTGGTGTACCTAGAGAGTGGGGCGGCCGCCCTGCAGGCCCTGCCAGCCCCAGCCTGCCTGGCGGGCACCTGGGCGCTGAGTGTGGGGGCCAAGCATGCCTTGGGGCTCTACGGGGGCCCCATGAGCTTGCGGGCTGCCTTCAACTTGGTGGCAGCAGCGGCAGGCTTCGTGGCCTACGCCTTCTCCACGGACTCTCTCACCCACGCCCTGGAAGCCTGGCTGGACCACCGCACGGCCTCCTTGTCTGCAGCCTATGCCCGGGGCGGGGTGGAATTCTATGAGAAGGTTCTGTCGGGCAACCTGGCCCTTCGCAGTCTGCTGGGCCAGCGGGGGGAGAAGCTCTACACGCCCAGCGGGAACGTCGTTCCCAGACACTGGTTCCGCATCAAACACCTGCCTGACACTGCCCGCCGGGACTCGGTGCTGCAGATGTGGCGGGCAGCGCTTGGCCCCGGCGGCTCCTGA